The genomic interval CACATTCCTTAGTGCCAGATGTTCTGCTGTCTGATTCTCCTCCTTTTGCAGTTCTTTGTAATCGTCCTCAGGTGTAAGACAGTTTTCAATCACCATCCTCTCCAGAAGGTTACACTTACAAATGTAAGTAACATGTTTGTGCCTTTTTCTCCCAGATCATCACCAGTTTTGAGCAACAAGTCACTGAGTCCAGTCTGTGTGAAAGGAACACCACAACTGGCCTTAGCACTCAGGGTGAGGAAGCCTCaatgttatttaacaaacatGCAGTGAGAATTTTTTCCTACCTCATCTCTGTTATACATAGAGTAGGGTTCCCATGGTCAGGGAAAAACCTGGGAAATATTAGGGAATATGAAAAGTGTGATTTCCAAGCCAGGAAAACTCATGGaagttaatacaattttaaaaaagcattgacgactgtatataaatatactgtatatagttaatATAAATTTTTGTAGTTATACTCAGTTCCAAATTATTTATTCGGCTAGaaactgatagatagatagacagatagatagatagatagatagatagatagatagatacaaacCCAAGCAAACTGTTAACACCTAATTAAAATAGATGATATATTTAAAGCAATAAGAGTTTCATATTTGCAGTCCGGATAGCATATAATCCTTTGGTCACATCATATAATCCTTTGGTCACATCGTTCAGTCTGTCTGTATATAAAGATTATATGGTATATGTGTGTGATTCCCACAGCCTCTGTTGATAGTACTTCCCTTATGGTGTCAGAGACAGCAGACATCCCTGATCACAGCTGTTCCTCTGAAGACATGTGCTCTCTAGAGGTGCAGGGCTCTGATTCTTCTCCTTATGGTACTTTGCGCATGGCACCAACTATTGGCAGCTGCACAAGCCTGGAACACAGCACCTGCTCTTCCCTGAGACGACAGGCCTGCGCCCGGCTCAACCACAGCGAGTCCTCTGTCGTGCAGGAATCTAACCCCCAATCGCCCGAGTTGTCACCCGAGTCTGTCAATGCTCTCGAGAAGGAGGAGAGTACAGCTGTTTTACCCGTGTATTGTACACAGCACAGTGAAAGATCCAATGGGAAGCTAACCCTCCCTTTTCCTCTGAACGCTCCATCCCATTGTGCTTCCAGCTCTGCTGTGACTTCCACTGCAAGTGCAGCTCCTGTCCTGAACTCCTCTGTCTGCACCTCCCCATCACCCACCGTTCAGCTGCGGGGAACCCGGCTCTGCTTCAGTATCTGGTCCCCATCATCCTCTTCCTCACTGGCTCCACAGCCCCATGCTACATCTGCCCTCAGCAGCTCCAACCTCCGTGAGCGTCCCCGCACTCTCCGTGCCACCAGAGGTTACCGGAAACTGGCGAGGATTGTGCGTTCCACTAGCGAACCGATATCCTGTACTTCCATATCTAGAAGTATGTGAGTTCCCTTACTGTCTGTGATTTgaatgtacagtggccccaaaacacTTTTGGACTCTTAAAAAAATAGTCCACTCCAAAAAGCATCATAATGTACTCACCTTAATATTGCTCAAAAACCATATGTCTTtcttttccgtggaacacaaaaggaaaaatgttttATCTTCAACAGTCTTTTCGCCACGTAataaaagtgaacagtgacttcaggctgtcaaactccaaacaggacaacaaaaaaaaacatcataagtcgccatatttgattttggcacatttttttatttttaatttaattggatttcatttgattttgatttgagagtgaataacatcttaaattttgtattgtttatcACACAAATGAGGGCAtgatacttttactgtggtttagtgttttttgttgttgtcttttttggaacttgacaaaaaCATTCATACACAAGTAtgccttaagtgtccaaatactttttggggtcactgtattgTTGAGGTTAACTATCAAACCTTTTGAGAGGTATGCCACCTCACAAACCTTACTATTAATCGTCCATGAGCAGTCTTTAGATTTGAGCAAGTGAATTTACTTGCAGGTGATCGCTGTGCTCCAGCTTCTAACCATCCACCTGAGGACTCCCCACAGACCCCCTGTGATCAAGGTAACACCCTCTTTTCTTCTGTTTTCTATTTTCCACATAACATAGTACTCAGAAGATTTAGTTGTTCATCTacctttaaataaaattgtagaaagAATATTAGAATTACATTCCAAATAAATggctgggatttttttttttccacagcatGTATGGAGCTCTCTGAGAGTGTCCGACGGCCTGCCACCAAACACAGCAGCCTTGGATCCAAGAAACAGAAGGATGCTGGGAAGGTTGACATCCGACTTAAACCTCACATTCCTCACTCAGTGTCTACAGAACACCTGCACTCTCTCGCAGACCTCAAAACCTACAAAGACACCAAAGTACTGGTGGCCAAATTCCTAGAGCACTCTAGCTGCAGTCTACCTCCAGAGGTCCAGCAGGTGGTCAACAGCATTAAATGTGTCATTAAATCTGATGAGAAGCACATGGAGGAGGCCATATTCAGTGCCAACATAATTGATCAGGTGAATTTGCCTTGACCTCTGTATCTGCTTATTTATGACTGTtcttgcttgtgtgtgtgtgcgtaaaaTGCACATTTCTAGGCAGTGTCTGATTTTGTACACTTATATTtgtgtataatgtgtattattaTTGGATAAAATCTCAGTCATATGCTCTATGATTACACTTTTTTTCACTCTGCAAAACACAACATAGTTTCACCTTTTCACTTGTGTTAAATAGttaaaagggatggttcacccgaaaatgaaaattgtcatcatttactcaccctcatgttgttccaaactcatatgactatCTTTCTGCCATGAAATATAAAAggtgatgttaggtagaatggaggcctcagtcaccattcattttcattgtatggaaaaaagatgcaatggtgactgaggctgtcagaccCTAACCTAGCCTGACCTCATCCAAGGAGGAAgcaaagtcatactggtttggaacaatgatgacagaattttcatttttcggttgaactatccctttaatagttaaGGTTGATCTATCACATTATATTgagaatgtttgttttgttccgacCTTCGACACAGTTGATGACACAATCACAGAATGTCATGGGCAGCCCAAGGAAGCATGCGCACGAAGACCTGCATTTACAGAGCTGTGGAGCTTTGAGTTCCCCATCCTCATCCTTGCGCCGTCCTTCATGCGGATCCAGTCAGACAGAAGTCTCTGGTACCCTGGATCTGCAATCTCCTCATCATCCTCAAAGCCTCATCGGTATATGCAGAGAAACGACACTCTGACCCTCTGGATCACAACTGGATCCTTTTCCTCATACTCTCAATATGTGCCAAGGCCACGTCCTAACTCTCATCAGCAGAAAAAGTAGCTCTTGAAAAAAACAGTGAGTTAATGTGGAGTTGACGCTCCTcatgtttaagaaaaaaaaaaaaagatactcaaaaaagaataaagaaacacCAGAATGTTTACCTGCAGgggtatatatttttattttattgtcaaaaTAAAGGTAAAATATTTGTTCAAATGTTCAATTTGCTACTGTGCTACATAGGAGAGTGTGTCTGTAATGGACCATAGAAGGAGAGGAGTATTTACCTCTTTAAAACTGTTTATTTGATGAAATAACATGATACACAACTTCTGCAGACATTGTGTGAAATATCGGACATATTCGGTCATTATGTGCCACTGCAGGACAGAGAACTCGGTGAAGCTGGATTATCAACTTACCTCAATGTGTAATTATTATCTTCAGtgttgcaaaataaaaatgtgtctgtttgtatttTTATCCCCTTCTGCAGATTATTTGGTTGGAAAAACATTTTATAGGGTTTTGAGTCCTTAGTAACAATGAGTTTTTGGTAACGTGCACCTGACAGAGAGCAGGCTTATTTCAGCACTACATCTCAGTAAATCTCACCGTGATTCTGCAGTGAAAATCCTTGTTTTGACTAGACTCAGTCTGTATTAAAAAAACTGACAGAGTATTTGCTTTGCTGTCCAATAAAGTTTTTGTTCAGTTTGCTAATTCTTTTCAAGAGCCCTTGGTAAACTTCTCAGGGAGTTTGAATGATCCCGTCAATTATTTGCTACAACAGGTGGCAGACACTTGTTTCTTAAATATCTCAAACAATCTTTCCCaagtacatttgaagtcagaagtttacatagaccttagccaaatacatttaaactcagttttcataattcctgacatttaatcatagaaaacattccctgtcttaggtccgTTAGAattactatattttaagaatgtgaaatgtcagaataatagtagagagaattatttatttcagcttttatttctttcatcacattcccagtgggtcagaagtttacatacactttgttagtatttagtagcattgcctttaaattgtttaacttgggtcaaacattttgggtagtcttccacaagcctctcacaataagttgctggaattttggcccattcctccagacagaactggtgtaactgagtcaggtttgtaggcctccttgctcgcacaggctttttcagttctgcccacaaattttctatcggactgaggtcagggctttgtgatggccactccaataccttgactttgttgtccttaagccacttcgccacaactttggaggtatgcttggggtcattgtccatttggaagacccatttgtgactgagctttaacttcctggctgatgtcttgagatgttgcttcaatatatccacataattgtccttccccatgatgccatctattttgtgaagtgcaccagtccctcctgcagcaaagcacccccacaaaatgatgcttctatccccatgcttcacagttgggaaggcattctttggcttgcaagccttaccctttttcctccaaacataacgatggtaataatggccaaacagttcaattttggtttcatcagaccagaggacatttttccaaaaagtaatatctttgtccccatgtgcactcgTAAACTGTAGATTGGCttatttatggtggttttggagcagtggcttcttccttgctgagcagcctttcaggttatgttgatataggactcgttttactgtggatatagatacttgtctacctgtttccgccagcattttcacaaggtcctttgctgttgttctgggattgacttgcacttttcacaacaaaatacattcacctctaggagactgaatgagtctccttcctcagtggtatgatggctgcgtggtcccatggtgtttatacttgcgtactaatgtttgtacagatgaacgtggaacttttgggcatttggaaattgctcgcaaggatgaaccagacttgtggaggtcttggctgatttcttttgattttcccatgatgtcaagcaaagaggcactgagtttgaatgtaggccttaaaatacatccacaggtacacctccaattcagtacacctcctatcagaagctaattggctaattgcctaaaggcttgacatcattttctggaattttccaagctgcttaaaggcacagttaacttagtgtatgtacacttctgacccactggaattgtgagatagtcaattaaaagtgaaacaatctgtctgtaaacattgttgaaaaaattactcgtgtcatgcacaaagtagatgtcctaaacgacttgccaaaactatagtttgctaatatgaaatttgtggagtggttaaaatttttttttaatgacttcaacctaagtgtatgtaaacttctgacttcaactgcacgTATTATTTTTGGCTTTGAACAGTGAGGTTCTAAGGATTAATTTGGTAATATATCTAAATCAACCAATTACCCAACTGTCATCTCAGCATGCCACCAGGCACCTCTGATTCTTAAACTTTAGTCTATTCAAAGTGAATTATGTAATCAACTCAACCACaagcataaaataaatataccATTATTTCTATAAGAAACCTGATAACAGGACAGTTCTGTTTCCTCATAAATGCGACGTTTTGTCTGTAGGATCTATGTTCATTCTAGTGACACAGGCCCCACCTTCTCTTAGTATTTGAGCGTCCAATTAAAATCGAGCGAAAGTACAAGTTACACGCACAGCCAATCAGAAACGTCTAATTCATTTGGTTGTATTCACGGATTGGATGATGCAGCTGTCAGTCATGCCCTTCTGTACACCTTACACGTTGGACGACATTTTTGCAGGATTTTATCGAGACGTGTAACCTGGCATTTAGATATACAGTAAGACACCGATACGCGATGCTTTTTGACTcgtttacacacacatacatagacatTGTTTGCCTGTTTACCTTAAGCACACTGTCAGGACTGAAAGCAGAGCAGGAAGACTGGAGTTGAGTAATAAGCGAACTCTACAGATAGTTGTGTGTGGGGATAGTCAAACCTGCATGGAGTTTAATTCAAAGACGCATTAAACGCTTATTTTCCATTTGTTTATACGGTGTTGTTTCATATCAGGTGCGTATGTGGTGCATTCGCAGAATAGTGTACATCTGGTCATACTAGCAGTGTCAGATGTGATGCTAACTGTCTGGTAGCCTGCGCTCTAATGCTAATGTTAATGgctctgtttacatgcacaaattcGGTTGCGGTTTCTTTATTAATCGCCGTGTGTTTAGAAGAGATCGGGTTTGTATTGTTTGACTGAGCACGGCTGTTGCACCACTGGTTTTGTTATTATACACGCATGTCACTTTGACGTGGACATTGGCTAATACTATTAACACAGTTGATTGTTGTATTCATAAGTCTACGCATGACGGCAGATCTGCAGAGATGACCTTAACTGAATGAAAATGCATGATCTCTAGCGCTGTAGAAGCAGAAATCTGTTAGCTTTCATCAGCTCTCAGATAGATAGGCCACGTCGCCTGtgtgtgctgatgtatttgatctaCTGACAGTGGCGTTGCATGAATGCAAACAAGGAAAATCCAGAAGTCGCCAACTGTGCGGAAGGAACACGGAGGAATCGTCAAAGTAGTTCTGTCATCAACTTAAGGACGTCTCAAGGCTGCTATAAACATCTTGGGAATATGTGTTTCGTTTAAACATTCCAAGATAGGTAACGTAGTGGACCATTGGCCATTGCACACGTATTAAAACGTTCACCGCTCACGTAAAGCCTGTGATCGTTATCGGTGCTCGTTTGATTACACGATGATCGGGTTCAGCGCGAATCGACGCGGAGGTCGCCTCCCGTCTTTCATCCTGATCGCGTTATTGGTGATCATCGTCATTCTGGCGTTTAACTACTGGAGCGTGTCCACAAAGCACGGGCGGCTGCTGGACGAGCTGGCCGAAGTGCAGACGCAGGTGAAGCGCACGGACGCGGCGCGCTCCCGCCTGGAGAAAAGAAACTCCGAGCTGATAATGCAGGTGGACACGCACAGGAAACAGATCGATCAGAAGGACGGAGACTACAGCGTGCTGGAGAGCAAACTGCAGGCCAGGGATGCGCTGGTGAAATCCTGCACCGATGAAAAGGTGGGTGAGAGTCCATAAGGACACAAGAACCatagggtgattctcacgaaacctgttaaGAATATGTTCTGGCCTTaattccaaaatcaaaagaaactaataagaaattatattatgCCCATATCAAAATGAAGCTTTATTTTAGagccaatatttatttatttatttattttacattgtgacattactgTAATGCGAAGGAAAAAAACATACTCGTTATGATATTTATTtaactgcaatgtgaaaaaaataaaagtatttacaCATAGTAGCAAGGgcttggcttgaacattgggggggttacagtgtgatgGTACTGTCTTTCATCTTCActggttttaattttttttaaattgctgtaCAACAACAGCCTTTTTTACTGTTATACACTAAAATGACTGTGTTACTTATACggtaatgaaaatcatcattGAAAATAAGGGGAATAGTAGAAGTAAATGTCCAGAAGTGTTGCGGCAATGAGAATTGGGGGACAAAATGTGTCTAAAGCCCAAAATAGACTTCGATTaagcgtctgcgtacagttgaacgctagcctttcaaagtatacttcatttgactgtgcgcatACATGGGTGGTTTAGCTCATGCTCGCTACAACTGCTATGAAATGCTAGACTATTTTCAAGAGTTGAGACCCATAAAATTGTCTTTATAATCCTTAAGAcctgagttatacaaatgcacatatctcctgacctcctcacacatgtgttctttttttatttttattttttatttttctccccaatttggaatgcccaattcccaatgcattctaagtcctcatggtggtgtagtgactccaATCCAGgttgcggaggatgaatctcagttgcctccatgtctgagaccatcaatctgcgcatctcatcacgtgggttgttgagcgcgttaccatggagacctagcgtgtgcggaggcttcatgctattctccgcggcatccacgcacaactcaccacgcgccccaccaagagcgaaccatattatagtgaccacgaggaggttaacccaacatgactctaccctccctagcaaccgggccaattggttgcttaggaagcctgactggagtcactcagcatgccctggatttgaacttgtgactccaggtgtggtagtcagcgtctttacttgctgagctatccaggcccctcaCACACGTGTTCTTGACATGCAAATccattgttgttgtttccacctttgtCTCCTGATGTTTACCTGCCATTACATATTCTAGCGCTTCTTTGTGATAGCAAAGGCTCAGTTGTGAGGGTTGCCACCTTGTTATTTAACTCGGCATGTTAAGctctttaacatgccgaggtgcgcttgactacaccgcacatctgtacttctccatcatttgatgaatttgtGCTGATATGATCAATAGGAAAGTCAAGAAAATTAaggggagcttgttattaaaacagatttGACATCTGTGGTGTTGGTTCACAAAAGCCatcacagattaaaaaaaaaattaatctgcaaactgtgtcgCACAATGGAAATCATTTGTGGTAatacaaacaatctgttttaacaccTTAAAATGAAGTAcgctaaagaatattatgaaagccaaaagatgtgcTCCGCATTAATTTcatcatccccccccccccccaagaagttataaatatatttgaaattaattttctgCAAGAcctgttatttttgttgttttattttattttgaactttgactgtttgtcaagttctaaataaCGAGGAAATAATATACgaggaagtagttttaatttaaaaagtatttgtttCACTAACTAgatttccaaaaataggcattaaaaTTTGGTTATTACCATAACCGATTTTTATtggttttctagtaaaaaaaattattatattgtgaaatatattgttatcgtgatataaaatgacttcatatcgtgatataagattttggtcataccccTAGCATTCAGTAAAGCACATGTAATGACTGGTCCAATAGACAATATTAAATACACAgcgtttcaaatgtatagccacaatacttgaacataaaacattttaacatgactccagtgtgataaaattgctttcttacctcatctgtgtaaagttttctAGTATTTAAACTTCGCTGTTATGATGACATAACGCTGGTAAACCCCGTAGGCCTAAATCCCAGTAACTTTTACCCTATCTAAAGGATACCAAAAAGACAGTTAACAGACATGAGTCATGACTTTGAGTTTTGGGTTTTCataattttcttctgtttttaaacAAGCCGTCGTGTTATACTGTCCATGATCATATGTACGGAGAAGACCTGATGGAATATGTGTGGCTAACAAACAGCTGTTTCATGTTTGGAGCGCGAGTATAGCAGAACTGTGGCTAACATGTTAGCTCTGGTCGGGTTATGGACTGCGGTCCATTCTGACAAGTGATTTTGATCTCACCGTGGTGCTTAGTGTAAAAGTTTGCTCTCATTTTTGTTCCACGAGTTGTTGTTGAACTTGCGCTGGCCAGGAAATCCTGTCACGTCCACATGTCATTTTGAATTCTTCTCTGTGATGCGACCTCATGCATGAAGCAGCgcagtgattggatggaagcTCAGACAAATGCTCTGAATCGAATGACAAAGAGGCGCACTCTTAATCACAATTTAGAGTTTACGCATATACCTCGTATTTTGTGACGTATTCAAGTTTAGC from Myxocyprinus asiaticus isolate MX2 ecotype Aquarium Trade chromosome 1, UBuf_Myxa_2, whole genome shotgun sequence carries:
- the LOC127440757 gene encoding protein ENTREP2-like, which translates into the protein MPVSAMPRGRSLSPVSLSRSLSRLREFRTRSRIMLSLGVSQMVLGSLILAVSFAALALTTSPRVRHSCPFWAGFSVLLSGLIGVVSWKRPLSLVITFFMLLSAVCVMLNLAGAILSCQNAQLVNSLEDCQLIKFDSDGVCVCCELEHQRSTCNNLGETLKLNPLRDCNTIRLRLKELLFSVCALNVISTIVCALATAVCCMQMVSTDLLQMFMPHRARALSADCMTPHGTILHQTLDFDEFIPPIPPPPYYPPEYTCTPVMEGQRGLHLDFPHSPFSAIYGVPINSPGALYPSELPPPYESVVGQTPASQIITSFEQQVTESSLCERNTTTGLSTQASVDSTSLMVSETADIPDHSCSSEDMCSLEVQGSDSSPYGTLRMAPTIGSCTSLEHSTCSSLRRQACARLNHSESSVVQESNPQSPELSPESVNALEKEESTAVLPVYCTQHSERSNGKLTLPFPLNAPSHCASSSAVTSTASAAPVLNSSVCTSPSPTVQLRGTRLCFSIWSPSSSSSLAPQPHATSALSSSNLRERPRTLRATRGYRKLARIVRSTSEPISCTSISRSDRCAPASNHPPEDSPQTPCDQACMELSESVRRPATKHSSLGSKKQKDAGKVDIRLKPHIPHSVSTEHLHSLADLKTYKDTKVLVAKFLEHSSCSLPPEVQQVVNSIKCVIKSDEKHMEEAIFSANIIDQLMTQSQNVMGSPRKHAHEDLHLQSCGALSSPSSSLRRPSCGSSQTEVSGTLDLQSPHHPQSLIGICRETTL